From the genome of Solanum dulcamara chromosome 12, daSolDulc1.2, whole genome shotgun sequence:
ATAACACTAACACTTTTATTTCACACACTCACCTACTCacactttctattttttttcatagATCATTTTTTTGCATTGTCTATGAATTACTCTTTCTACTAAATATAGCTTCttactcattttttttttaactgtttgtcacaattttattttatttttggagcCAAAGAATTCACAGGCACATGTCTAAAATTATCACATAGAAGTATAGAACAGACCCACAATCCATACTCACAAGTCATAATGGCTTGCGTACTAGAACTAACCgttctttaatttaaaattgtcTTAATTAATTTGGTAAGTTCATGGAATTAGTTCCAAACATGAACAGCTACTAGGGATTACCACCACAATGTATTGTAATCTCTACGTAACTAAATATTGTATTGCTAATATCTAAAtaaataaactcataaattaaaaaaaattgtctccGCCTCTCTATCTAGATGAGAACTACGATGTTATAGATGAATAGTTTTACTTTACTTAACCAAATAGAAAAGATTGTGGTTTTGGGTCAAGACTTGAAAGCATAATGGTGTCATCACTTGTTTCATTGATTTCCAAGAAAATAATCAAACCTTCTATTCTCACTCTTCCTTCTCTAAAATGTCACAAACTTTCCTTTGTTGATCAAGTTATGCATATGTCTATTTCCATGGCATTTTTCTACCCAAATTTTGGAAATTGTGAACCTACACATGTAtctcaaattcttgaaaaatcacTTTCTAAAGGTCTTTCATTTTATTATCCTTATGGTGGAAGGTTGAATAAGGATGATGGTAATTTTGTTGATTGTAATGATATGGGAGTTGAATTATCACACGTTCGTGTACATTGTCCCATGTCTCAAATTTTTACACAACCATACACCAATGCTGAACATGTTGTTTTTCCTGTTGAGCAACCTTACGGCTATAATGAAGGAAATTTAGCTACAACTCAGGTAtgttaatttgaatttttgttttgttttgaccATCTATATTCAATTTAGGGATCACTGTTTAAGCCATACTTGGAGTgcgtaaaaatatttttacaagtCTGTCCACTTTGAAACAATTTTAGATATGCACTATCTGAAGTTTCACATGCAACCGAAGTTCGGGCATATATGAATGAAGTTCAATTGTTTTTGTCTGAACTTTAACCACATATATAGCTAAATTCAGTCATTTTTACTATAATTTAGGtacttttatttgaaatttatgcaCATACGGTTAAAGTTCAACCATTTTTGCCTTAACTTCAGATATGTTTGAACTCAACCATATATAATTGCAATCATTTTTGTTTGATCACTTAACTGCAGACACTAGATATCTAAAGTTGTTCCAGAATAGGTAGATgtgcaaaatatttttaaagatagCTACAAGTTAAATATCGATGTCCAAGGTGTACCTCGTGTAATTCTTACAACTAGTATTCCCTATTAATGATGTCAAATGAGCAAATTGAGCTAAATTTTTCAAGTTAAAATATGTGATGAGTGAATACATATGGAATTACTTGGGCCAACAATAATCATATACCGAGATCTAATGTAAGGATATGACACCTgagcctaactcaaccccaaaagctagctcattaGGGGAAGATTGTCCAAGTCTATATAAGCAGACTATCAATCCATTTCCAAAGAAATGTGTGACTTTTACCCACTCTAACATCCCCTCTTCACGGCCAGGCCCAACTAAAGCATGGATCCAGAGCCCAAACGAGGATGAacttggctctgataccatgtaaaaaTATAACATCTGGATCTAACTCAACCTTAAAAGTTAACTTATGAGGAGAGGATTGCTCAAATTCATATAAGCAAACCACCGGTCCATTTTTCAATCAAGATGGAACTTTTACCCACTCTTACCTCGAATTTGGACGAGTCAAAAAGAGATGAGTTAATAAATGACTTGAGTGAAATGGATTGAGTCAAAATGGACTAAACAATGGATCAATACTATAGTTTGGTCATCCGTATTGCCAACTAATTCAGATCAGGTAAGCCATTTTGATTGCGGAGGAATAGCAATTGGTGGATGCTTATCACACAAGATCGGAGATGGTTGCACAGCCAGCAATTTCAACAATTGGGGAATTTTGAGCCGTGATATAAGTGCAACACTGTCTCCTCACTTTGTTGGAGAATCCATTTACCCACAATCTGCTGATCCTTCTGTTGTATCAACTATAGAGCCAGACGATCCAAAAGAATATTTAgggaaaaaaattcattttcccTGCTGATAAACTAAATGCACTGAAAGCCAAAATTGGGCATAAATCACAAGTACAAAATCCTACCCGTTCAGAAGTTGTGAGCTCGCTTCTTTACAAATGCGCTATAGATGCCAGAAAAGTGAATAATTCAGGTTCATTTAAACCATCTTCCTTCTTTCAAGTTGCAAATATGCGCCAAAGGCTCAACCCATCTTTGTCACACGACGCATTAGGAAATATTATATCTGGTTATTGTAAATTATTCGAAATTGGTACGCGAAATGAGGAAGGGGAAATTGAATCTTCATGCTGAGGAGGAAAATGTGGTTATCAAAGAAGTAACTGAATCAATTGAAAAAGGAAATACACCATTTCATAGCAGcaatgaaattgatgattttgtttGTAGTAGTTTGATTGCGTTCCCACTTTAtaaagtggattttggttgggGAAGGCCCATTAGAGTGAGCTTGGGAACTGGTTCTTTTAACAAGTGGTTTTATTTATTGGATAACCAAAGTGGAGGTGGAGTTGAAGCTATATTCATGTAGGATGAACAAGATTTGGCTATTATTAGAAAGAGATCCAGAGCTTCTTGAGTTTGCTACTCCAATTAcaaatctttaattaaaaacTATTTGGTTTTTGTTCGGTACTTATTTTCTTATGTTCGATACATGAgcaaaacaatattattttaaaaatctttgTATATAAAATAGACAAATATTATGGAAGGTAGGGGTGGGGACTATAAGAGCAGGGGCTGAAAATGATGTGCGTTTTAGGGAAGGAGCGTACAAGAAACGTGGAATGCCACTTGTGGAATTGTTTTCCCTACTTCTATTAAAGAAGTCATTTTCGTCATTTTTAAGGAACTTATTTttctagagaaaatatttttcgaaaAATTGAAAACTCTGTACCGAACACACCCTTCACATACACATTAGTTTTCATACTCCTGCAATACCATAACAGATATTAAGTAATCTCTTGCAGGTTTTACTTGAAACATAAATTCAAGATCAACCAAACAATCCACAAGCTTTTATAGAGTGAGCTCTCTCTACTGCCTGAATATTATCTTCACAAAAAGCAAAACATGTCAATCGATTGCCAGGAAGCAAAATCTTTTAAGTCTATGTTAGTTTCTTGTGCAAAGCGTTGGACATACAAGTTTATTGCTACTCAGCTTTTGCAACGCACACTCTGTAGCGTTCTGCCAAACGATCAGCGACTTTGTTGCCAACAACACTGTCTATGAGTTCATACTTCTTATAAGTAGCGTTCAAGTTCTCTGTCTGTTGTTTCGCAAGATTTTCCTCCTCCTCTAGTTGTTGCTGCATACGGGGGGAAATGAATTTCTGACAAACAGGTTTATTTAAATGTGAAATACTCCCTCCGCCCATTTTACTTGTCCAATAGTGACTGGTACTCCCCTTAAGGAGCAACAAATAGAATGGAAATTTTACTATATTaccttttaaatataataaattcaatggTTTGGGAAATGACTACAATTAATAATAAGGGAAATTAAGAACTATAAGTGATAAATTATATCGGAGAAGTAAaagtggacaagtaaaagtggAAGGAGAGAATATTATACActgaaatgaaaaaaagaaagtttACCTTGAGGCAAAACTTGGTTTCTTCTGCATGTTTGCTAACCATAAGCTTGATCTTCTTGGCGACCTCAAAATCAGGATCGCTGGAGTCCAACCATCGGCATACTATCTTCCTACCAGGTTTTATAGGACGGTCATCGAACATCTCTGCTTCAGCAGCACGTGCCCTGACAGGCCTTGGCATACCACAGATCATAAATGAGGAACTACTTATCTGGGAGATTATAGTTTTCGCCTGGTCTGCATTTTCCAGCTCAACCAATGCACATTGTCCAATGTTCTTTGGTTCTATGTAGTTCGGGATAAACTTGACCTGAATGACATTACCAAATTGATCTAACGAAGCTTTAACTACAGCTTCAGTAGCCACAGGTGAAAGACTGTCGATGAATATAGTACGCTTCACTTTCTCTTCAAAAGCAGCATACTCTTTCATTAATCTTTCCATGATGAGTAATGGCAAATTTCAGCTAAGCAAAAGCAATCCACCAGAATCTTTAGAAAAAGAGGTAAACCACAGTTCACATAATTTTGATAGCACAACAACTTACTCGCGAAACAAATATATCATCTTAGTGCTAATCATGCTGAACCCAACATAATACAATTAAAGGGTATTATGTGTATGCGTGTGTGTTACATATTCATGCTGGAACATTACGATGATGGCTGAAGTGGATCGCACCAGCATTTTCCGCTGTCCTCTCCAGAGATTTCTGCTCTTTTGACCCATGGAGCAAAGTTGCAAAAATATGAGTAGCAGTTCATAAAAAGGAGTGGAGGTcacgtattagggtagaaggctagtaggggtGGATTGTGGTATTGCCCTGTGATGGTCTTAGGCCTAGGCGTGCCAGTTAATTGTGTTGTTACTTCCATCTGACTACCATTTTCTTGCTATtagtattgttcttgtcttgtagaATTTGTAGCACTTCTTGTTTTAGGCGTGCCAGTTAATTGTGTTGTTACTTCCATCTGACTACCATTTTCTTGCTATTAGTATTGTTCTTGTCTGGTAGAATTTGTAGCACTTCTTGTTTTAGCcgatatggtatatatatattgccgatatgatatatatattgttgcTCTCTCTTTCTTAGGGCAGGTACttttaagccgagggtctttcagaaacaacctctctacctccatgaggtagtggtaaggtctgcgtacactttaccctctccaaaccccacttgtgggatttcactgggtatgttgttgtggttgttagTTCATAAGAAATTTTAACTCTGGCAGATTTGTTTGAGTTAAGGTTTACCAAGATAAGAGGAGCGGTAGTAATCATTACAGAGTTGGGAAATGACACAGCAGGGAGGGACTTGGCTGTGATATTAGAGAGGTTCATCGAAAATTGGAAAGAGAGAAAAGTGACCGTAAAATAGACGCAATTCCTATGAGGTATACAAGCCAGAGTGCATAGCACCAATGTTTTCAGTTAGGTGGTTATGCGAGATAGGAGGTCAACCATGTTAAGACAAGCTTGCTGGGGATTACTCTATTTCCTATTTGCTTGAATTTGGCATTAGCAATTTCACTGGGGTCTTCCAAGGTCCACGGACGTAATCTAAAGTCTAAACTAGAAACGGGTGGAGTTGTTCTATGATTTAGCAACAGCAAAAGGATCATGGAACACACTCCAGGAGAAACTTAACGAGACGCATTTTCTGGAAGAAAGATTAGACAAGTCCTGTAACTTCTCGACACGGTGGAATTTTCAGACTTAGTTCTGGATATGGACcctgtggtcgggcccttccccggaccctgcgcatagcgggagcttaagtgcaccgggctgcccctttaGTTCTGGATATGGATTCAATAGAGATTCCATTgactggaaaaaaaaatcacttggTCTGATTGGAGAAAACATAGGGAAGTTTTACAGGCTTGAACAATTTCAATCTCAATTAATTGGGAAGAGAAATATGCAAATACAAGGGAGTCGTTACTACTGACACTTTTTATGATCACTTACCAATAATGCTGGAATTGGATAGATAATCAAGAGACCTTTCAGATTTGAGAACGTGCATCTTAAAAGGAAGGGTTTGAAGACCAAATAAAGAACTGGTTGGAGCCACCATGTGACGGGAAACCCAGATTTGTGCTGGCCAAGATGCTTAAATAGATGAAAGGGGATATTTGAGAATCGAAATAAATAAGTGTTTGGAGTGCAAGAGAAGAAACTGGAGATTCCAGGAAAGTTGAGGACTCTCACCTTGCAACTAAGTTCAAGAAGTTGACAAATAGGATTTAACATGAAATGCTAAAAGTAAAACTGAGAAGATTGGCATCAACAAAGGACATAATAGGGTGGATCAAGGGAGCATACAAAAACACTAGATTTTGTAAGAATGGAAACTACACATTGCCTCTACTACAATATCTTCAAATTGTTCATTAAGGCAGAATAATTGACAACGCAAATGAGAATTAGAATGAAGTCGTTTACTTCTATCAGAATCTATTCTCCGACATTTAGCACTACTGGCCAACAGTGGAAGAAATTCATTTTGCAGGTTTAGTAGAAGAAGAGAAAACTTAACAAGAGAGTTTATCAGTCATAAGCAGAAAATTCACGAGCAGGAGATATACTACCAGGTCGGATGGATGCACAATGGAGTTTATTCTAAAAATGTAGGGCCATAGCCTATAGGTAAGAGAAATGTCCTGACAACCTTTTATTTTCAGGATAGAGTAGACACATCTCCAAGAAACGAGATGAGCTTGATTGAGCTCTAATTTCCACTCATTTGTAGCTTAAATAGCAGTATCTATAACTATTAGATTAATGCCAAAGTTGTTGCCTTTGAGGTTAGAAGAAGTCAAAGTATCAGATGCACAGAACATATTTTTTGTGAAAGCCGGCAGGGCAGAGTCACACGCAGATAGGAAATGAATGTCTGGGAGGCAAGTGAAAAACATGTAACCATGTGAACCGGGAAAGGAGGATGAAACAATGGATCATCTTTTATTTGCACAGTGAGGAGGTAAAACTGTAAAGATATCtagaatatatttttctttctgaGACTGATTCGGAAATGCCTAAAACCGCTATAAAGTGCTTAACCACCTTTGAGGTGCTTTGCAGAACATTCAAAAAAGTGTAAACTTAAGAACATAACAGCTTACAAGATTCATCGTCATGTAGGCAAGAAATACGAACCAATCTAGATAATTTCAGAAGGAAGATTTGTAAAGAATTTGCAGAATCAACTTGGTGACTCTAATGTAGTTGTGACTGAACCACTGTACTTATCGAAAAAAATCTGGCACAGGTGCAATTATTAATAACATTAGTAACAAAAAAGTCTCCACTGTCTTTTtacaataaaaacaacaacaaactcgGTATCAGATGAACGAACAGAATGAACAGTTAAAAAAGAAAGGCAATAGCAACAAGCAGAAACAACAGAGAGATGATAAGATACAGAGGCTAAAAAAAGTAGCTAGCACCTAACAACATTTGTGTACACAAGGACATGATACATAGCCATTATCTTTGCTACACAATGATATGCACTATACCTACTTATATAAAAATCACAAATGCCAAAGCTCTCATCATCCAAAATTCCAAATTACCTTCTCTTTAtgcaatattcatatttatgtccatgataacttaaaaattgaatactTATATGACACCCCTTAACTCAATTTACATATCAAACAAGGCAAATTGGTTCTAAATGCAGTAccagaaaaaaaatcattttttttctatcaAAAAGATCAAGAATCCAGTATATTAGAATCCCGCATAATCATGAATTCAAGAACACGGATTAATTTTCATGAGCCAAACCTAAGTCCCAAGTTTAAGAATCAATTTTTGCTCAACCCAACCCAACCCCTCTACTCCCCCCCCACCCCCCAAGAGACAAAACCcacaaaacaaaacaagaaaagaaaatgggAAAAGGGGTTTTCCGATGGTGATTACCTTTGATCTTGGCCCAGGTTGATGGAGCCTCACTGGAACCTTCTTCTTGGGACTTCGGATTGTGCTATTATGgtgattttataaattttcagCTAACTCTTACGAAATTTGTTTAGTTTCAGTTAACCCCCGAAACTATCTTGAAAATTACATTTTGGGTCCATAttatcatcatttttttttataattgttCGGGCTTGAATACAAGTAAATAAGGAAAAGGGCTATTGGAGGTTAACTTAACGAGGGTTAGAGTGTTGTCTtgccttatttttatttatttatcgcaTATGTTATATTtcgataattatatttttttgtttttggtattttatCTTTCTTGTAGGTTTTTGAATTAACTGTTATGATTTCTTGTAGATCCAACTTAATGATAAAAAGACATTTAAACTATCATATTTTTGCTAGTTTCATATCTTAACTATCTATCTTTCGACTTAACTATATAAACTATTACATTTTCGTGAGTTTCATACCTTTAACTCTCTCTCCCTCTATATTTAAACACACCTCGATGTTCAGTTGGATTACACACGCCTATTATCGATTGAGGTAAATATTAGGTCAACTCAACATGGAGGTGTGTTTTAATATAAAGaaagtgatagtttagataaataaagagaaaaatgaatagtttagatataaaactcgtgaaaaaataataatttaaattaactCTATATGATATTAAACAACATTTAAGAGAGTAACAGTAAGTTGATAAAGCAAAAGAttttagaaatataaatataaatacattTTAGAAAAGAATAGTGAAAGATGGAaggaattataaatataattttggcTGAGTTATATAGATACATTTTAGCAAAAGCTAACAATAAGTTGCTTTTTAGAttgtaagaaaagaaaagaaaaaaacggACATGttttctagaaaatatattttcccTTCATTACTTGATTCGATAAAACCGTTAATGTGTAGGCTACATTATCTGGAAAATTTTCAGCGTCTCGTGGGCATAATTCATgtatattcaatatttatatcaaattacaTTTTgttagaaaatcataatgaatgTTCAAAGAAACACGACTTTTCCACCATACTACGAGACTAGAGTTTATTAAGAGAAAAAATGATGGATAACTCAAGTCGAGATTATTGGAGATCTCGTTTCAAAAAGAGAAATCTGTAAGtcctaaaataattaaatcataaattaGGGAAGAATATGCATAAATGAACTATCGTTTAGtgataaaaatatatgaaaagacATCTACCATAGGTAAGTTTTCATATGTCTTACGTATAAAGCAGAGTTGAATGAAGAACTCGTAACAATAATTAGATTGCTCAAGAGACAGAGTTGAATCTCAGGCATCAACTTTGGTCCATAGAAAAAAGTTAGCGTGTGATAAAAATGAATTCGCACTCAATATTTACATCAAATttataaacatatataatacattaATTAGTATGGTGTATACAGTATCTCAATTCATATGATGCATTGTACAAAAATAcattagtaattttttatttcgcCACTTTATTTTTAGTACTAGTAAGTATCATAGCTCTGTAACTTGGCATAATCTAACGCAATTTGGAGTACATTAGGGCTCTGTTAGGAatgaactaaaaaaataagcgaatttcttaattatttttttgtattcgATTTATaagcataaaaatattattttaaaagtatttgtatataatttaaataaatattatgcaAGGTGGCACTGAAGTGGGATGGTGGAGATGGAActagggctgttcacagttttggttaaaaccaaaaccaaatcaaaaatttaaccaaaccgaataaaaaaaccgacattcagtttggtttggtttggtttggttttaaatttgaataaccgataatatttggtttggttatggttatagaaaaaaataaccgaataaataaccgaaccaaaccgataattatatacttaaaatttataattatttatatgtataatattagtttttcataaataattaaagatattttatacgttttaattattaatttaatattaatatacttatttttgaggcccaacaatccaaacccaactctcaagcccaattataaattctaataaacactaagtccaagtccaacaatccaagcccattagcccaactctcaagcccaattctaaatcctaaattctaaatcctaaatttctaataagcactaagcacttgagcagcaggcagcaacataaagtaaaagttaaaactttaaaaccctagtatctgttttccttttacatttttgttcctctcacgttggtttctcacaaagtcacagactcacagtcatagactgacagtgaaggctcaagagcaaccacaactcctcaaccccaagtataagattgtcaaattttgagaaggtttgtaaggagtttttcaaattttaaattgattttaagttgttttctttttttttccgaatgtttaagttgtttcattttctgttttgaacctctgtgggtcgtgaggaaaaaagagcttcataagaatttgaagaatgtagagagagaatatttgaattatctcggctagtcataaaccgaataaccgaatcaaaccgaaccaaaccgacaataaccaaacccgtggttattattttacttggtttgattatagttttagacatttaataaccaattaaattggtttggttatggttttaatcaataaccgatccaaaccgaaccatgaacacccctagatGGAACTATGGAGTGACGGTGAAGTTGAGGTGTGCTCAAGGATGGAtagaacatatatatatatatatataaagtcatTCTCAAACTTAATTTcccagaaaaaatatttttcaaaaattttgatcTATCGAACctgagaaaaatgaaaaatatttttcaaacgAACACACCATAGGTAAGTAAGTAGCACCTAGAATAGAATCTAACCACATGAATCAACACTTCCAAAAGAAACGAAAACACTTTTAACTTCACAATTCTATTCACAAGCAACTGGACCAGCAAACATTGAAGTCAATACAAAGGtaaaaccaaatcaatttaACAGAAAGAGCAAACAGCAAATAGTCTAAAGCACAACTTGCTTTGCTATGGACATTGAACTAGAATACTTGAAACAAACTATACTCCTAAACCTGATAAGATTATATAGACGGGTTAACTCTGCAAGATGATAATCTGAATAGTCATTCAATCACTGGCAAGATCTTCAAAACTCACGTCTTCTGATATAGTATCCAACCCGTTAATGGCTGCCAGATAGGGACGGATATTAGTATTGGTCTATGCTAAGCTAAAGAACTCAATGTCAGATGGTACACAGACTAACCTTGATGTTCTTGTTCTCCCTTACCCTGAGGATCCAAAAAGTCGTTAGTATCTGTTGCAAGAAAGGCTGATCCAGAGTAGCCCTCTAGAATGTCTGTATAGAACAGAAAGTAAAAACATATAAGAATGTGAAATTGATCAAGATATTACTCCAGAAGAGAAGGGAGCACAACCAGAACTGTCAGGAAAATCAGCTGTTAAGTCTGATAAACTGAAGTTTCGAGGAATCTTTCCCAAGAAACCAAAGGAAGAAGTATCAGCACCCCAGGGATCCTCATTCACTGGTTGTACACTTGGCTCAACATTGCTGAAATTTGGAAGAGATGGATTCCCAATTCCAGGACTAGCCTGCAGGAGAATGCCCTCACCACCATATTTTCCTGAATAACCAGCTGACTTGATCATCCCCTCATTTGGTCCTAGCATCATTCCCAGGTTTGCATTCTGAGGCAATAGCATGTTTGGTGATGCATCAATGCTTCTTGCATGAACAGAAACATCCATAGCAGCTTGTGCATATGATTGGACTGACGACACACCATTTGTGTAAAGATGAGGTAAATTGCCATTAATAGTCTGGTGCATGTTGCCAAGCTTCATATTAGGCCCAGCATGCTCTGTTGCTTGAAAGGTTGAGTTCTGTGCCACTGTCAATATGTGATAGTACATACTCACTTTTCCTATCAGTATTTAATAGGATGAAATCGTACAAAACTTAAAGCAATATATCAGGTATACAAATGCATAAGATGTGCTTATTTTCAGAGTTGCAATGTACACTCCTTCACCCTGAATCTAAACGAAATAAAAAAGggaaacaaaataataatataaattccaTGGTTATCTCACGTCTGACATGCATCTAAAAACTAAAGCAAACAAGCTAAAAGGAAAACATGAGTGGATTGTTCGTTTATCCATGACTGCTTGCTAGACAACTTTAAagttactatttttatttatttttcagaaGTTATACCATGTATTCATCCTAAGATTCTGCTACAACAGCTTGAGGAAATATAACCAGGAAGAGAAATTAGGAAAATTGGCGCTTTTTTCAGCTAATACTAAACTGGAGTTCGTCTTCTGGAAACAAGAGAAGTAAACATGATGTTTTGAACGAAGCACCATATTGAACTCTCACTAGATTGTCTTTTAAACTTTAGAAGAGATCAACAATCTAGATCAAATAAGCTTCCTCATCTGTAGACGGCTTGCATTACAATCCTTAATCAAAGGGGTGTACTTGATGATAGGCTAATAATTATTTCCAAGAAGATCAATGGGGAATCTATGATATTCATGTCTTACCTGGTTGTATCTGAGATCCATTAGACATGGGAATAGATCCAGTTGCATACATATGCATTGACTTAACCTGTCTCTCAAGCATGTCATTGAATctcataatttgatttttcaCAATTAACCTCACATAATAAGCCCTGAAAAACTCATggttttcttcttcaagcttttGCCACACTGGAAAAGAGATCAAGATGTCAAATTAACTTCCCATAGACACATGAAGCACATAGATCACAACCATCAACTACTTGAGATAAGACGGTCCAAGCACATTTTGaaacaaataatataaataatttcataCATTTTTCATCTCCATTAGAACTaagcttaaatattttatttctgaTAGATAACTAATACTATTCTGAAATAAAAGAGGGGGAGGAATGCCTTCCATAATCCATTGAAAGAGAAAATGATCTTCGAATAATTTTCTTCCTGTTCAtcatacaacaacatacccagtgtgatcccacaagtggggtttggagAGGGTACACAAACCTTCCCCTtacctcatggaggtagagaggttattTCAGAAAGACCCCTCGTCACAAGTTCAGCAAATCAAAGTAGTTATGAAATGGAAATACGGCAGTAAAGAAAACATGGTGATTGACAAGGAAAGCAGTACAGAGCATAAAGAGAAAAGAACATTAATAACAGCTTCTTCCtgttcatcatatcatcatattccTTATATGGTCATCCAAGTAATGAACTAACCTAACAAAGTcacttttgtttttttatgaaaaaaaattaattcaactATTATTTTATCTCCAATAAGATTATCCTAGCCTTTTAAGCTTCTATTAGACTCGCCTATTTTGCTTAGTTGGCATCTTAAATCCCATTTTAATGACAAACCCGTAAGTGAACCTACCCAAGACCCAAAATCTGACCCAACAAAAAAATTCTTTCGTATTTAATTCCAGTATTCCACTAACATCA
Proteins encoded in this window:
- the LOC129876790 gene encoding acyltransferase Pun1-like; the protein is MVSSLVSLISKKIIKPSILTLPSLKCHKLSFVDQVMHMSISMAFFYPNFGNCEPTHVSQILEKSLSKGLSFYYPYGGRLNKDDGNFVDCNDMGVELSHVRVHCPMSQIFTQPYTNAEHVVFPVEQPYGYNEGNLATTQAQLKHGSRAQTRMNLALIPLKWIESKWTKQWINTIVWSSVLPTNSDQVSHFDCGGIAIGGCLSHKIGDGCTASNFNNWGILSRDISATLSPHFVGESIYPQSADPSVVSTIEPDDPKEYLGKKIHFPC
- the LOC129876524 gene encoding uncharacterized protein LOC129876524 yields the protein MERLMKEYAAFEEKVKRTIFIDSLSPVATEAVVKASLDQFGNVIQVKFIPNYIEPKNIGQCALVELENADQAKTIISQISSSSFMICGMPRPVRARAAEAEMFDDRPIKPGRKIVCRWLDSSDPDFEVAKKIKLMVSKHAEETKFCLKQQLEEEENLAKQQTENLNATYKKYELIDSVVGNKVADRLAERYRVCVAKAE
- the LOC129876613 gene encoding uncharacterized protein LOC129876613, translating into MSGGQIRKISREDIQLVQNLIERCLQLYMNQKEAVGTLLQQAKIDPSFTELVWQKLEEENHEFFRAYYVRLIVKNQIMRFNDMLERQVKSMHMYATGSIPMSNGSQIQPVAQNSTFQATEHAGPNMKLGNMHQTINGNLPHLYTNGVSSVQSYAQAAMDVSVHARSIDASPNMLLPQNANLGMMLGPNEGMIKSAGYSGKYGGEGILLQASPGIGNPSLPNFSNVEPSVQPVNEDPWGADTSSFGFLGKIPRNFSLSDLTADFPDSSDILEGYSGSAFLATDTNDFLDPQGKGEQEHQAINGLDTISEDVSFEDLASD